The following proteins are co-located in the Carassius carassius chromosome 39, fCarCar2.1, whole genome shotgun sequence genome:
- the LOC132121218 gene encoding integrin alpha-M-like isoform X1 — MDQNFWLLLCLFYVCHSLTAFNIDPVTWKTFTNNEKTGFGYKVIQKGESLLVSDPLIQQSQTQRGQIYDCSVTRGNCVPLAITVPVEAVNMSLGLSMSLDPQSSRAVVCGPTIPKNCDVTTYNGMCFKISSENVVSRSVPRTLRECPKSQIDIAFLMDGSGSVNYVDFMKMKAFVIEMIKSFIDHDTQFAIAQFSTNCYIHYKFKQSFKNAKQWEDGVRTISQNKGWTNTAKAIEQLVRELFVSEEGARPSASKILVVITDGESTDNFLTEAVKKAQAKNITRYAIGVGNAFDIDKATRELAIIASLPTSKHVFKVTDFDALESIRGQLKENIIAIEGTQTSGDSSRMEFSQDGFSAAFTSNTDIIMTAVGAFQWKGGYQLHKQNDRLNVFQAGSEHDSYLGYSLAIATTFGAKYAVMGAPRFKHRGQITVSRIDNIQSNLKELDPPKPQIGSYFGAEVCVVDLNSDSRTDLLLVSAPTYMEPDREGKVFVYTFTRRSYFDFSDMVLVGMAGQRGRFGSSLASPADLNNDGYMDVLIGAPLEEDGQGSIYIFNGGVDQINSAYSQRIAGSSLEPRLRFFGISLSQSSLDQTQDSLPDIAVGSMGAVMLLRWVLFDKEFKIYKYTDSVMIIHICVCVCESFRSRPIMNLEISVHYNPSKIPTGETDLSIKNTIKVCFTMSPYKHNIRGLTANINYTIMLDAKRQKYRAYFSPKNHILNNDMHIRTYNETCKSHPFLIDAFSEDALIPLSNQLTFTFEGLPSAKLQNIRPVLLPGIKTTTDHNLDFEINCGHDDICVDDLRMDFNFSGSTNIEVGIMQEIDVAVFVENRGENSYNTLFTLNYPFGLSYRRITSKQGRVECVSLDSEQKGTFGETTCHISKPILKGNAQAVFHITYSIAKESTFDQKVRFTARINSGNDKHSQTSELSKEKSIGVKYAIYIALIRHEDSTLHINFTAQKNGTDKPVKQILKVENDFRELSFKVLIRVPVMLGDKSIWTDKNIQIPGCVKQRDKRPVVTDFVEEIKKDRVVNCSVAVCAEFSCDVTLIKHERMLYNITGNVSSGWIEQTGLRAGVFQLVSSASMDYDKSKYVFFSSDSQQTVPSVQINTQVEVYEEVNLTKEIAGGIIAGLLLLAFITTALYKAGFFKSHYKQLLENAEESPD; from the exons TCTGCTAGTGAGCGATCCTTTAATACAACAGAGTCAAACTCAAAGAGGACAAATTTATGACTGTTCTGTCACCAGAGGAAACTGCGTGCCACTGGCCATTACTG tccCAGTTGAAGCTGTCAACATGTCCCTTGGACTTTCAATGTCTCTAGATCCTCAGTCTTCAAGAGCAGTG GTTTGTGGTCCAACCATACCTAAGAACTGTGATGTAACAACATACAACGGCATGTGCTTTAAAATCAGTTCAGAAAATGTTGTGAGCAGATCTGTGCCAAGGACTCTGAGAG AATGCCCAAAGTCACAAATTGACATTGCTTTTTTAATGGATGGATCTGGAAGTGTAAATTATGTGGATTTTATGAAGATGAAGGCTTTTGTTATAGAAATGATCAAAAGTTTTATAGACCATGATACACAG TTTGCCATTGCACAGTTTTCTACAAATTGTTACATTCATTACAAGTTTAAACAAAGTTTCAAAAATGCCAAGCAGTGGGAAGATGGAGTGAGAACGATATCTCAAAATAAGGGATGGACTAACACCGCAAAAGCTATAGAACAACTTGT GAGGGAGCTATTTGTAAGTGAAGAAGGTGCAAGACCATCAGCCAGTAAAATTCTGGTTGTTATCACAGATGGTGAATCAACTGATAATTTCTTGACTGAAGCCGTTAAAAAAGCGCAAGCAAAAAATATAACACGATATGCTATTGGG GTTGGAAATGCTTTTGATATTGACAAAGCCACAAGGGAGCTGGCAATTATCGCATCTTTACCCACCAGTAAGCATGTTTTTAAAGTAACTGACTTCGACGCACTGGAAAGTATTCGTGGACAACTCAAAGAAAACATTATTGCAATTGAAG GAACACAGACCTCCGGTGATTCATCCCGGATGGAGTTTTCACAGGATGGTTTTAGTGCAGCATTTACGTCAAAT ACAGATATAATAATGACTGCAGTAGGAGCTTTCCAGTGGAAAGGTGGATATCAGTTGCACAAACAGAATGATCGGTTAAATGTCTTTCAAGCTGGAAGTGAGCATGACAGTTATTTAG gttaTTCCTTGGCAATAGCGACAACATTTGGAGCAAAGTATGCAGTCATGGGAGCACCAAGATTCAAGCATAGGGGACAAATAACTGTTTCAAGAATTGATAATATTCAAAGCAATTTAAAGGAACTGGATCCCCCTAAG CCTCAGATTGGCTCATATTTTGGAGCTGAGGTTTGTGTGGTGGATTTGAACAGTGACTCCAGAACAGACCTCCTGTTGGTATCGGCACCAACATACATGGAGCCTGACCGGGAGGGTAAAGTGTTTGTTTACACCTTCACTCGCCGG TCTTACTTTGATTTTTCGGATATGGTGCTGGTGGGAATGGCAGGTCAGAGGGGTCGGTTTGGTTCTTCTCTTGCCAGTCCAGCAGATCTAAATAATGATGGTTATATGGATGTGCTGATTGGAGCTCCATTAGAGGAGGACGGACAGGGCAGCATCTACATCTTCAATGGAGGAGTAGATCAGATCAATTCTGCCTATTCACAG AGGATTGCTGGATCCTCTTTGGAACCACGTTTGCGGTTCTTTGGGATTTCACTAAGTCAGTCCTCTCTAGACCAGACTCAAGACAGCCTTCCTGATATTGCTGTAGGGTCCATGGGAGCAGTTATGCTTCTCAGGTGGGTTTTGTTTGATAAagaattcaaaatatataaatatacagattCAGTCATGATCattcatatatgtgtgtgcgtatgtgaatCATTCAGGTCCAGACCCATCATGAATTTGGAAATCAGCGTACATTACAACCCATCCAAAATACCAACTGGTGAAACAGACCTGTCGATTAAAAATACCATCAAAGTGTGCTTCACCATGAGTCCATATAAGCACAACATAAGAG GCCTAACAGCAAATATTAATTACACCATAATGCTGGATGCCAAGCGACAGAAATATCGAGCATATTTCTCACCCAAAAACCACATCCTCAATAATGATATGCATATTAGGACTTATAACGAAACTTGTAAAAGTCATCCTTTCCTTATAGAC GCTTTCTCAGAAGATGCTCTGATCCCATTGTCTAATCAGTTAACATTCACATTTGAGGGCCTACCATCTGCCAAACTGCAAAACATAAGGCCAGTACTTCTGCCGGGGATAAAGACCACCACAGACCACAAT CTGGATTTTGAGATAAATTGTGGACATGATGACATTTGTGTTGATGACCTCAGGATGGATTTTAATTTCTCTGG TTCTACAAATATAGAGGTTGGGATCATGCAGGAAATCGATGTGGCAGTGTTTGTAGAGAACAGAGGGGAAAACTCATACAACACACTCTTCACCCTCAACTACCCCTTTGGACTTTCCTACAGGAGAATCACATCTAAACAG GGCAGAGTGGAGTGTGTATCTCTTGACAGTGAGCAAAAAGGTACATTTGGAGAGACCACTTGCCACATAAGCAAACCCATCCTCAAGGGCAACGCTCAG GCTGTGTTTCATATTACATATAGCATCGCTAAAGAAAGCACCTTCGATCAAAAGGTCAGATTTACTGCTAGAATCAACAG TGGGAATGACAAACACTCTCAAACCAGTGAATTATCCAAAGAGAAAAGCATTGGTGTCAAATATGCCATCTATATTGCCTTAATAAG acatGAAGATTCAACCCTTCACATTAATTTTACTGCACAGAAAAATGGTACTGATAAACCAGTCAAACAGATACTTAAG GTTGAGAATGACTTTAGAGAACTAAGTTTCAAAGTTCTCATCAGAGTACCAGTGATGTTGGGAGATAAATCTATCTGGACTGATAAAAACATACAG ATTCCCGGCTGTGTGAAACAGAGGGATAAGCGACCAGTCGTAACTGATTTTGTCGAAGAAATTAAAAAGGATCGTGTGGTG AACTGCTCTGTGGCCGTGTGTGCCGAGTTCAGCTGTGATGTCACTCTCATAAAGCATGAAAGGATGCTCTATAATATTACTGGCAATGTGAGCTCTGGATGGATTGAGCAG ACTGGACTCAGAGCTGGTGTTTTTCAGCTGGTCAGTTCAGCATCTATGGATTATGACAAGAgcaaatatgttttcttttcctctGATTCTCAACAAACTGTACCATCTGTTCAG atTAATACTCAAGTGGAGGTGTATGAGGAGGTGAATCTGACTAAAGAGATCGCGGGAGGCATAATAGCAGGATTGCTGCTACTGGCTTTCATCACAACGGCTCTCTATAAG GCTGGTTTTTTCAAAAGCCATTACAAGCAGCTGCTAGAAAACGCAGAAGAAAGCCCTGATTAG
- the LOC132121218 gene encoding integrin alpha-M-like isoform X2 — MDQNFWLLLCLFYVCHSLTAFNIDPVTWKTFTNNEKTGFGYKVIQKGESLLVSDPLIQQSQTQRGQIYDCSVTRGNCVPLAITVPVEAVNMSLGLSMSLDPQSSRAVVCGPTIPKNCDVTTYNGMCFKISSENVVSRSVPRTLRECPKSQIDIAFLMDGSGSVNYVDFMKMKAFVIEMIKSFIDHDTQFAIAQFSTNCYIHYKFKQSFKNAKQWEDGVRTISQNKGWTNTAKAIEQLVRELFVSEEGARPSASKILVVITDGESTDNFLTEAVKKAQAKNITRYAIGVGNAFDIDKATRELAIIASLPTSKHVFKVTDFDALESIRGQLKENIIAIEGTQTSGDSSRMEFSQDGFSAAFTSNTDIIMTAVGAFQWKGGYQLHKQNDRLNVFQAGSEHDSYLGYSLAIATTFGAKYAVMGAPRFKHRGQITVSRIDNIQSNLKELDPPKPQIGSYFGAEVCVVDLNSDSRTDLLLVSAPTYMEPDREGKVFVYTFTRRSYFDFSDMVLVGMAGQRGRFGSSLASPADLNNDGYMDVLIGAPLEEDGQGSIYIFNGGVDQINSAYSQRIAGSSLEPRLRFFGISLSQSSLDQTQDSLPDIAVGSMGAVMLLRSRPIMNLEISVHYNPSKIPTGETDLSIKNTIKVCFTMSPYKHNIRGLTANINYTIMLDAKRQKYRAYFSPKNHILNNDMHIRTYNETCKSHPFLIDAFSEDALIPLSNQLTFTFEGLPSAKLQNIRPVLLPGIKTTTDHNLDFEINCGHDDICVDDLRMDFNFSGSTNIEVGIMQEIDVAVFVENRGENSYNTLFTLNYPFGLSYRRITSKQGRVECVSLDSEQKGTFGETTCHISKPILKGNAQAVFHITYSIAKESTFDQKVRFTARINSGNDKHSQTSELSKEKSIGVKYAIYIALIRHEDSTLHINFTAQKNGTDKPVKQILKVENDFRELSFKVLIRVPVMLGDKSIWTDKNIQIPGCVKQRDKRPVVTDFVEEIKKDRVVNCSVAVCAEFSCDVTLIKHERMLYNITGNVSSGWIEQTGLRAGVFQLVSSASMDYDKSKYVFFSSDSQQTVPSVQINTQVEVYEEVNLTKEIAGGIIAGLLLLAFITTALYKAGFFKSHYKQLLENAEESPD, encoded by the exons TCTGCTAGTGAGCGATCCTTTAATACAACAGAGTCAAACTCAAAGAGGACAAATTTATGACTGTTCTGTCACCAGAGGAAACTGCGTGCCACTGGCCATTACTG tccCAGTTGAAGCTGTCAACATGTCCCTTGGACTTTCAATGTCTCTAGATCCTCAGTCTTCAAGAGCAGTG GTTTGTGGTCCAACCATACCTAAGAACTGTGATGTAACAACATACAACGGCATGTGCTTTAAAATCAGTTCAGAAAATGTTGTGAGCAGATCTGTGCCAAGGACTCTGAGAG AATGCCCAAAGTCACAAATTGACATTGCTTTTTTAATGGATGGATCTGGAAGTGTAAATTATGTGGATTTTATGAAGATGAAGGCTTTTGTTATAGAAATGATCAAAAGTTTTATAGACCATGATACACAG TTTGCCATTGCACAGTTTTCTACAAATTGTTACATTCATTACAAGTTTAAACAAAGTTTCAAAAATGCCAAGCAGTGGGAAGATGGAGTGAGAACGATATCTCAAAATAAGGGATGGACTAACACCGCAAAAGCTATAGAACAACTTGT GAGGGAGCTATTTGTAAGTGAAGAAGGTGCAAGACCATCAGCCAGTAAAATTCTGGTTGTTATCACAGATGGTGAATCAACTGATAATTTCTTGACTGAAGCCGTTAAAAAAGCGCAAGCAAAAAATATAACACGATATGCTATTGGG GTTGGAAATGCTTTTGATATTGACAAAGCCACAAGGGAGCTGGCAATTATCGCATCTTTACCCACCAGTAAGCATGTTTTTAAAGTAACTGACTTCGACGCACTGGAAAGTATTCGTGGACAACTCAAAGAAAACATTATTGCAATTGAAG GAACACAGACCTCCGGTGATTCATCCCGGATGGAGTTTTCACAGGATGGTTTTAGTGCAGCATTTACGTCAAAT ACAGATATAATAATGACTGCAGTAGGAGCTTTCCAGTGGAAAGGTGGATATCAGTTGCACAAACAGAATGATCGGTTAAATGTCTTTCAAGCTGGAAGTGAGCATGACAGTTATTTAG gttaTTCCTTGGCAATAGCGACAACATTTGGAGCAAAGTATGCAGTCATGGGAGCACCAAGATTCAAGCATAGGGGACAAATAACTGTTTCAAGAATTGATAATATTCAAAGCAATTTAAAGGAACTGGATCCCCCTAAG CCTCAGATTGGCTCATATTTTGGAGCTGAGGTTTGTGTGGTGGATTTGAACAGTGACTCCAGAACAGACCTCCTGTTGGTATCGGCACCAACATACATGGAGCCTGACCGGGAGGGTAAAGTGTTTGTTTACACCTTCACTCGCCGG TCTTACTTTGATTTTTCGGATATGGTGCTGGTGGGAATGGCAGGTCAGAGGGGTCGGTTTGGTTCTTCTCTTGCCAGTCCAGCAGATCTAAATAATGATGGTTATATGGATGTGCTGATTGGAGCTCCATTAGAGGAGGACGGACAGGGCAGCATCTACATCTTCAATGGAGGAGTAGATCAGATCAATTCTGCCTATTCACAG AGGATTGCTGGATCCTCTTTGGAACCACGTTTGCGGTTCTTTGGGATTTCACTAAGTCAGTCCTCTCTAGACCAGACTCAAGACAGCCTTCCTGATATTGCTGTAGGGTCCATGGGAGCAGTTATGCTTCTCAG GTCCAGACCCATCATGAATTTGGAAATCAGCGTACATTACAACCCATCCAAAATACCAACTGGTGAAACAGACCTGTCGATTAAAAATACCATCAAAGTGTGCTTCACCATGAGTCCATATAAGCACAACATAAGAG GCCTAACAGCAAATATTAATTACACCATAATGCTGGATGCCAAGCGACAGAAATATCGAGCATATTTCTCACCCAAAAACCACATCCTCAATAATGATATGCATATTAGGACTTATAACGAAACTTGTAAAAGTCATCCTTTCCTTATAGAC GCTTTCTCAGAAGATGCTCTGATCCCATTGTCTAATCAGTTAACATTCACATTTGAGGGCCTACCATCTGCCAAACTGCAAAACATAAGGCCAGTACTTCTGCCGGGGATAAAGACCACCACAGACCACAAT CTGGATTTTGAGATAAATTGTGGACATGATGACATTTGTGTTGATGACCTCAGGATGGATTTTAATTTCTCTGG TTCTACAAATATAGAGGTTGGGATCATGCAGGAAATCGATGTGGCAGTGTTTGTAGAGAACAGAGGGGAAAACTCATACAACACACTCTTCACCCTCAACTACCCCTTTGGACTTTCCTACAGGAGAATCACATCTAAACAG GGCAGAGTGGAGTGTGTATCTCTTGACAGTGAGCAAAAAGGTACATTTGGAGAGACCACTTGCCACATAAGCAAACCCATCCTCAAGGGCAACGCTCAG GCTGTGTTTCATATTACATATAGCATCGCTAAAGAAAGCACCTTCGATCAAAAGGTCAGATTTACTGCTAGAATCAACAG TGGGAATGACAAACACTCTCAAACCAGTGAATTATCCAAAGAGAAAAGCATTGGTGTCAAATATGCCATCTATATTGCCTTAATAAG acatGAAGATTCAACCCTTCACATTAATTTTACTGCACAGAAAAATGGTACTGATAAACCAGTCAAACAGATACTTAAG GTTGAGAATGACTTTAGAGAACTAAGTTTCAAAGTTCTCATCAGAGTACCAGTGATGTTGGGAGATAAATCTATCTGGACTGATAAAAACATACAG ATTCCCGGCTGTGTGAAACAGAGGGATAAGCGACCAGTCGTAACTGATTTTGTCGAAGAAATTAAAAAGGATCGTGTGGTG AACTGCTCTGTGGCCGTGTGTGCCGAGTTCAGCTGTGATGTCACTCTCATAAAGCATGAAAGGATGCTCTATAATATTACTGGCAATGTGAGCTCTGGATGGATTGAGCAG ACTGGACTCAGAGCTGGTGTTTTTCAGCTGGTCAGTTCAGCATCTATGGATTATGACAAGAgcaaatatgttttcttttcctctGATTCTCAACAAACTGTACCATCTGTTCAG atTAATACTCAAGTGGAGGTGTATGAGGAGGTGAATCTGACTAAAGAGATCGCGGGAGGCATAATAGCAGGATTGCTGCTACTGGCTTTCATCACAACGGCTCTCTATAAG GCTGGTTTTTTCAAAAGCCATTACAAGCAGCTGCTAGAAAACGCAGAAGAAAGCCCTGATTAG